In Gadus chalcogrammus isolate NIFS_2021 chromosome 13, NIFS_Gcha_1.0, whole genome shotgun sequence, the genomic stretch AGCGCATAATCGTACATTGTGTATCCAACCTTTAACTCCTTTCaataagagagaggaagggaactGTATCTAGGTAACAGGATGATGTATATGAAGTCCTTACAAGTTTATGTCATCTGtctataatatttttattttgtatatatatatttatttacttatttttaatatttgttattgttatttactAACAATCTATCTCTAGttggcaacccccccccccccccccccccacacacacacacatatacacacacacatacacacacacacacacacacacacacacacacacacacacacacacacacacacacacacacacacacacacacacacacacacacacacacacacacacagtgggttgCAGAGTTCAGGGGACCGTCATGAACTCATGAGCTTGGCTGTGTTCCAGGGGGTCACCTCAGGCACACCGTGTAACACAGCAGGGCATCTGTcttcacctcaacacacacacacacacacacacacacacacacacacacacacacacacacacacacacacacacacacacacacacacacacacacacacacacatacacacacacacatacacacacacacacacacacacacacacacacacacacacacacacacacacacacacaccaacacacacacacacacacacacacacacacacacacacacacacacacacacacacacacacacacacacacacacacacacacacacacacacacacacacacacacctacaaccgGAACACAGTCCCACACACAGCGCCCGCAATCAACTCATCCTCGTGCTCCAAAACAACGAAGAGAGGCCCGGGCTCGCCCAGGCGTCCTGACGCTAGCGGTTACAAGACGCTTTATGATCCAGCTGGACGACCCTGAGGGTGCTCCTCCTCCATTCCCAGCACGGCCCATCTGGTGGCAGCACACCCTATAGCATAccttatgtgtttgtgtgtgtgtgtggtagaaaAACATGCCCCATGCAGTAAACACAGGAGGTATATGGAAGGTTtcaacgcatgcacacacacacatgttggtgcgcATCTTTGAGAATGCAACGCGGTCGCGGTAGGCCTGCTGGTAactagggtgggggggggggggggccttctgTATCATGTTTGTTTTGAGGGGCCTTTATCCTATTGCTTCCCCCCTCGTATTTACCACTTCATTGTGTTTCCCAATGAAACTGGAGATTGTTACTGTACACTCTGGAATGCGTTTCATCTTTTGACTGATGGGCATGTGACACGCCCATCAGTCAGCGGATGAAAGTGGGAACTCTGCAGGAATGGACAAACAGAGCACGAGACACTAGGCTCTGTGTTTCGATCTGTTTGTCCATTCCTGaagggtccccccccccgccattcACCGTCGGGCTGTCGTGGTGGCTCTACGTCTTTAAGAATAAGTAGCGGCACATACCACAAGTCATATGCTAAGAAAAGCGGacagatgttttttttcgtgctttatttttttttcgggGATCTCTGGTTGTTATCCATTGTTCAGGCCCAGCGTCGGCTGTTATGTGGTTGCACAGAAATGTCCGTCATTCAAGCCGTAAACAACATTGTCCCCCTGGCAGCCTGCTTTACAGTCTACTACTTGGCACCCCTCAGTTTCCCGCACCTCTAAATAAAGAAAGGCTCATATATATTCGGGCTAGGAGCCCGACAGTGCTTACGGACCCCATCTGGCGGTAATAGTTTGCTTTTGGGCAAACATAGTTGTGAACATTCTGCGATTCTTGGGCCCTTTGCCTTGTACTAAGATTTTGTGATGTGAGGGAATGTGACAGTTGCTTCCTGTGATATGAGGGATATCCTGCCAGAGGCAGGTCAGCCCCTAGCCGATCctcaactgcacacacacacacacacaaacggcacacacacacacgaccacagacagtgcccacacacgcacacacaaactcccctacaaccacacacatacaacgacaaccacacactgacacacacacatacacacacatgcgcacacacacacacacacacatgcgcacacacacacacactcacgtacacacacccatcaacaaacacacaaacacacaaccatccacacggacaaacacacacgcacacagacacacacaaatacaaggcAAGACCACATTCTGCATCTTTGTCACATTTACAGTCTGGAAAGAGAAAAAGGGAACCCTCTACCGCCATATTTCTCTTGACTGAATCTGGCTGCATCAAGTAACAGACAGACTCCCTTTGCGACTTTATCTTATAGCCATGAGTATACAGAACATTACAGTAATCAGTGAGGCAACTGCCAGGCAGGGGAAGTGACAATGAATGCAGATATACAGGTGATTGGAAGTTAGAACTGATTGCCCTGTACCGATCAGACGGGTATATTCACCTTTCACAGTCTTCTATATTGCTCAAGAAGATTAAGATTTGAGCATATATATCACATATGGTTTGTTCAAGGTATCAAAGAAGGGTTTGAGGATTTTGGACTTGCTATGCACAATGATATTACACTTTGTATATTGGCACTAGTCCACTAGGAAACCAGGGGCAAGCTGCAGTTCATTATAATGGCGACACAGTGGCTGCTGCAGTTTAACTGGATGGAAGGTGTCGGTATGCATGTCGTTCACTGGGCTAGTGCTGGGCTAAcagcagtctgtgtgtgtgctgactgagtgacccacaccctcctccctctcccgcccGCGAGCAACTGTTTATCATGATAAGATTACAGCATCGGGGCGTTGGGTTGCCAGCGGCCATGGGGGTTCACTGTATCGGGAGGTCAAAAGCTTTGACAAATTCTCCCTCTGTGGAGCTCCTGGGTGGCAGTGGGGTCAAAGTGTAGTGGGTTCTGCCACTGATGTAATCAACGACAGGCTCCGGGCTCCTGGCAATCAGGAAACCATGAGAATCTTGGGTAGAATTGTTTCAATGATGGACTCTAAAGATAGCAACTAACTGCTTGCGTGTCATGTACAACATTTAACAAAATTCCCTTAATGCTAAGATCAATGCTTATCATAGTTTCCTTGAGGTTAATGCTTGTTAAGAAATTAAAAGTATAACTAATATTTTAATAGTAATTTGTTTCATATATCGGCTGACACGGTTTCAGGTCTGTACTGCATTTGGTCACAAATTTACGatcagaaaatattttttattcgttgttttgtggttgtttgtgttgcCTTGCCGAGGAAAAAGTAGGCCAACGCTAAAGTGACTGACTTGAATGATTTTGAATTATTTCAAAATGAAATTCAAGTAAAGTTACAGGTAcccaaatcgaaaaaataaataaaagactaAACCTTTGACATtagattgtgtgtgcatgtgtatgtgtctatgtgtgtgattgtgtgtgtgtttgtgtgtgttcataggtGTTAAATAGTATCCAAAGGATACAAACCCACTCAACCTATGTTTTGTCCCACATAAATGTTTATGTGGGACAAAGTGAGTAAGATAAACAAAGAACACTAAGGATTTctgtgtctttttttgtgtgttcacATTTGCATCTGTAAAGCTTTGTTACTCTGGAGCTCTCCATATGACGTGGACCGCGTGAATCGCTTAAATCGCGGAGGGAGACATTTGTAGTCGGGAGAAATGTACTTTGGTCTGAGGGGGGGTCTTTAGATGGATGTTTGATGGCCTGCCTCTTGGTATGTAGCCTTTCAAGGGCAGTTCCTTCTGTAACTGACTAATCTTTTCTgaataaagaaaacaaatgaaTGCAGCTTAACATGCCTTCAAGTGCCATAACTTCACGGCTAAACTGGATTTATACATGTGGTACACAAGTGACACATACTGCCCCGCTATTTCTGACCTTTGAGCTTACCCATAGGCTGTTCGATGTTTAAGTTATATCCGGATATTATCCGGATGAAAGATGAGAGAGCTACATTCTGTACATACACATATAGCGAGAAGGAAATGGGATCACATAAATGGCACTGTCCTTAACCCGGGTCATATAGTACATTTTAGAGATGGACTCTTTGATGAAGTTGAGATTTGATAACCGAAAACCAGGTCCAGAAAACATCCACTCAACACAGTGCACTTACTCCCGCTTCCCTGCCTCCGCTCCGAGTTACAACTCCTTAGTCTCAAGGGCcacggtggggggaggggggaggggggaggggggaggggggctccctccttccagggaatCCTCCTGACCCACATTCTGGGCCTCTAAACTGGGAGGGCAGATTGGAGGCAGCTGTGTCCCACGTGGCCCACGTGTGGAAGGAAGATGGTGTCATCAGGTTCAGCGATACCTCCTTCCGTAGTTCCCTTGGCTGGCCCCAGCCTCTAACTGTCGCCTCCTTCCATATGAATGACCTAGTGTGTAGGGCTGATTGATAATAAACAATCATCTACACAGGCTCACTGTAAGAGCGACCCAATCAATcgcttatttcttttttttcgtcTTCGAAGAAGATTGGGCGTGAAGTAACTGTGTCTAAACAACACATCAGTATGACATTATCTTAACTTGGACTTCCACAAATTGCATATGGAAATCGAGGATCTTTTAAACATGGAGATTAAACGTAACCCTTGCTACCCAAACTATTGGCTAATGAGGGTTACTTAGGGGTTACGCTTGGATGACTGCAACTATGAGTGGAAGGCATAGGGATGGGACTCTGAAAATAGTTTGCACTACAGGCAATTCACGTTCAATGGATTTGGGGGAGGGAAGTTAGTAGCTTAAGAGCAAAACGGGTTAACTGAGGTCTTATCCGTCTTTCATCACTACACACTACACGCATACATATTTGGGTGGGAATTCTGGGTGGGCTTTGGGAAAAGAGTGAGTGTGCTGCATTATGGGTCAGTGCTGTCATGCGGCACCGTGGGTCACTGTGACTTTATAAAGTCTTAACACCCAGAGCTCGGAGTCCTGTCTTGGCTGCTCAAGCATCATTTGCTCACTAGAACtttgaggggtgtgtgtgtgtgtgtgtgtgcgtgcgtgcgtgcgtgcgtgcgtgcgtgcgtgcgtgcgtgcgtgcgtgcgtgcgtgcgtgcgtgcgtgcgtgcgtgcgtgtccgtgtgtgtgcgtgtgtgtgtgcgtgtctgtgtgagagtgagagagagagagggtgtttgtgtgtatgtctgtgtgtgcatgtgtttgtatgtgtttgtgatgatgtatgggtttgtgtgtgtgtgtgtgccggtgtgtgtctTTACTGCTTTATGATGGGTTTTCTTGTTGATTGCAGGTGTATGCAACCTTGCATACTATTTGTTCATGCGTGCCTGCATGCATTTGTTTGCACTTATGCCTTCACCTCTTGAGTCGGTATATGTGTAGGGTTAAtctttgcatgcatgtgtatctctATCATTGTTTAAATACAGCATCATAGGGGCCTGTGTGCCCTTTTGGTGCTTTGGTGTGTACTCCACGCACATGTCTCTCCGGTGAGTGTGCACTTACAATGCACCGCACTCCAACAGAAACAAACTCACTGACCTGCTAGTCAATTCGAACATCAGCCAGCTGGAGTCATCAGGTTTGCCTGCCCTGTGTACTAATGACTCTGGAcacccaagccccgccccccccagccccatctTGCATCACTTATCTCCATGCTGGCTGATCTACCAACTAAGGAGCCCACCAAACTGATTGAACCTCCATTGCATCAGACAGAGAATTGTTTAGTTGCCGTTGTTTCCGATGTTTCCTAAAATGAGGTACAATAATTTATGCTAAATTAGGTTTCAGAATATACAGAAGATTCCCCAATGGTGGAGTACAAGGGCAAATATTTTACTAAGACTTTTTTCAAGGGTATTTTCTGGAGGAGACAATAATATCAGCAACGTGTATAATGATCTTCTGTGACAGCCATTAACAGTAGCTTCAAATATAGATGAATGAATCACTTTCAGGCCAGCACTAACATATTCACCTATTTTACAGAGCCACATCTCCACATGGTCAGCCTTCAAGAACTTATCCAGGGCAGATTAACCTTTCACGCTACGTATTACTTTTTCAATGGTTGCTGTTCTGCGAGGACAAAGATGAAGGTTATGCATGGTTTTATTTGCTTATCAAGGAACATcatgataaataaacaaaacatgttTTTCGTATATTGCCAACTGCAAGGGGACATTTTTATGAGCACCACTGCCAGTACTAGCATGTACACAATGTGCCAATACTAACCAGGGCATCGCAAGGTTGAAGTCCTGGATGAAAGCCTTGCTCAACAGATTGGtgcttttgttgttgtgccTTAGGGCCCCAGGTGCATCAATACACTGTAGGCCCAAAGGCCCAGGTTTGGTGTTCAAGgaggaaagaaaataatataAGAGATTGAGGATTATTAATTGAAGGTATAGTTGTGTGGAGAGTTTTTCTCTTTTTGCCAAATAATGAAACTCAATCAAATGTTatatttacagtttttctcgattgtatacacacaaaaaatggaactatgcacacaattctgaaaacttgaagaTCATGTATCAATTACAAGACTACAGACTGCTATACTCTAAGCACAATACCactgttttcacatttttgctaaacgctaagcacaaatctcatcatttagcacacttggttcacctggatcacactggccttcaaaacgcaacaactaattaccaataagtctaactcacttctcacctgttcaaactcaactggcaaaacacttcaatcatgtgtcaCAGCATTAAAGAGGACTCGGggagctctactgtgttgtagatatTGTCCTTTGGCCTGATCAGGGTTGGAGGTGGGAAAcatactgatttacatgtagatctgtttcacctcatttatattcttaaATAAATTAGGTATTTTTTGTATCTagtcagttcagctgaacattttactgtattactgtaaaaaaaaatatttgctttgttacctttttgtacttTTGTACTACTTacactgatttcatcattacatcccccgaaagacattttcttactgtagcatttttcatttttacttatcagtgcaattacagtacagtaatttaccaaaataggtaacattggtgtatttCCAGAAGAATGTTGCAGGATCAACTAGGTGTACAGTATGGCCTCAtaacatggcctcataaagccaaaaaatatgtaaatagtattttgatggaagtgctttgaattgatcacaccagtgtttaattgatgctctctaagaGATATTCACTTGATAGCTTTGTTTAGtttggtggaaaaaaaacagttttgagaagaatttgtgtcGTTTTAACAAAATGATTAACTCatctcaggtttgtgtttagagtttgagaaattgagctctagtttcagaaaacgtgtttaaactATTTAGACGTTTAAACGTTATTATGGAGAGAGCGAAAaagagcatgtgtttgtgtcagagagagttgagacacagagagggagagagagagagagagagagagagagagagagagagagagagagagagagagagagagagagagagagagagagagagtgtttcaGTAGCTGGGTAAAACCTGATTTACTGTAATCAAACCCCGTCGAACAATTAATACATTTATTCTTATGTCATGCTCACTTTTGCACTTTTTATCTTTGGGTGCAAGAACCAACAATTTGAGTCATCATTTTTCTAATGAAACtcaaaaacaaagcaaagtAACGGACGATTTGTTTACATTAACTCGCAGTAAGATGTGATTTAACTTAAATAGAAGAACATTTGGCATAGCATGTTTAACACCCGATTATCAGATTTGGGCATTATAGACCTAATCTCTCAAATATTTGCCAATGGTGCAGATGTGTGACAGTAGTATTTGCTTTGCCAAAGTTTCGGATCTTCCAATCAGGTGGTCGCTCTGAATCATGGTTCAAACGAACCTTGTCACCTTCCATGAGGcatatgtgtttatttataaagcaaGAGGGCAAGGGCACTTCCTCGGTCTATTTGGGGTCATGCGGTGCTCCTAACGTGGACCCATCAATGAATAGTGGGCTCGACGGCCACACCATGCAGGACTGAcccctgattggttagacacACAGCAGGAATAAACACTCTcggggtatatatatattgtcttaAGGTGTGACACTTCCAAGAAACGAGAAACCACAAAAAAGACACTAGCCTGAGCCTAATAACAGCTAAAGGGCATTTCGCCGAGTTATAGAGTCTCGACTCTCATACAGATAGATACAAAATGAGGGCGCAGATACAGAAAGTACCGCAGATAGTGGAGTTTCTGAAAAAGAAGTCTGTGGGACTGCAGCACTTGAAAGCGACATCGTCGGTGTGCGTGCTGGAAGAAAAGGATGTGGCGGCGGTTCCGACGTGCCCTCACGCGGCGTCCCGGGCACAGAGCATGGATGCGATCCCTGGACCCACCAACTGGCCCCTGTTCGGGAGCTTGATTGAGCTGATCCGCAAAGGTGGTCTCACCAGACAACACGAGGCACTGGTACGGTCACACACGTTTTTATGCATTAGGCTACTAACAGAAACAACAAAAGCTGTGTGTTTTTATCATccaattgttatttttttttattatcaatcaACGACCACAATACAAATTGCTACTTTAAgaaaagtttttatttttttctggcaGGTCGATTATCATAAGAAGTACGGCAAAATCTTCCGGATGAAGCTGGGCTCCTTTGAGTCGGTGCACATAGGCTCACCTTGCCTCCTGGAAGCGCTGTACAGGAAGGAGGGGAGCTACCCCCAGAGACTGGAGATCAAACCCTGGAAAGCATACAGGGACCTCAGGGACGAGGCTTATGGACTCCTTATCCTGTAAGTAGCCTGCTTATATTACTATTATTCTGCTGGATCACTCTTCTTTAAAGCAGTTTTTCCATTGATTGTTGAGTAATTAACGTTATAAACGTGCTGTTTTGTAGGGAGGGGAAAGACTGGCAGAGAGTGAGAAGCGCCTTTCAACACAAGTTGATGAAGCCCACCGAGGTGGTGAAACTCGACAGCAAGATAAACCAGGTAGATGTCATGCTGCATGACATAGCCTATATTGGATGTTGCATCGCATTGTTCGTTGTTCGATGTTTGCAATTTATTAATGACGGTTCTTTTgtgttgttgtcgtttttttttaaacaaaataggTGTTAACAGATTTTGTGGCCAGAATTGGAAAAACAAACGTGAACGGAAGAATCAATGACTTGTACTTCGAGTTAAATAAATGGTCGTTTGAAAGTAAGTATTTTTTATGATTCTTCATATTTGATGAAACGAAATGATTATTATTCAAATCTCATTTCTAtctccttatttatttattttgaactgcgagatgatgtaggcctattttaagTTGTATTATTTAGGCCTTAAGAAATTAATCCCTGGACATAAATCACATGATGCTCTATCTGTTGAAGGACCCCTGCTAAATGTATATGTTTCTTCTCGGATTAAGCGATTTGCTTAGTGCTCTACGACAAGAGGTTTGGACTGCTCCAGGAGAATGTTAACGAAGAGGCcatgaacttcatcacagctgTTAAAACGGTAGGTAACCTTTCCTTTCACTGGGGAATGAACCCTTTAACTCCAGGCAATTTACAGGAGTCATGCGTCCAGTGAAAAGAGAAATGGGAACTAATCCCCTTGACtccgaaataaaataaatatacatccTAAAGACTAAAAAAAAGATCTCAAACTGAGGTTACAGTTAATTAGGTCATATTTAACATCTAACTTATTCATGGAGATCCTATAACAGTGCTACAAAATGATTGTGAATGTTGTGACAGACTACTGATGATGGCTGCGTGAAAATCAGATCACATGTACACAATATTCATAACGTTTCTTCTTTTATTACCTCAGATGATGAGCACGTTTGGCACCATGATGGTGACGCCGGTGGAGCTTCACAAGAGCCTGAACACCAAGACTTGGAAAGACCACACGGCCGCCTGGGACCGCATCTTCAGCACAGGTAAGaaacaagaacacacagacTACATTGAACAATCCAACCTACTGCAGCAGGTGAAACACAAGAACACATCTACTGCAGTGATCAATAAAACCCACTGTAGCAGGTAAAACACAAGAGCACATCGCTGACATTGAACAATTCAACCTACTGTCGCAGATAAAACACGACTCACgtcaacataaaaaaatacaatcttCTACAGTATAACTATGGAAATTGTTTCATAATATGACACCATATGCAGCAGGGACACAtggaggatggggag encodes the following:
- the LOC130402606 gene encoding 1,25-dihydroxyvitamin D(3) 24-hydroxylase, mitochondrial, translating into MRAQIQKVPQIVEFLKKKSVGLQHLKATSSVCVLEEKDVAAVPTCPHAASRAQSMDAIPGPTNWPLFGSLIELIRKGGLTRQHEALVDYHKKYGKIFRMKLGSFESVHIGSPCLLEALYRKEGSYPQRLEIKPWKAYRDLRDEAYGLLILEGKDWQRVRSAFQHKLMKPTEVVKLDSKINQVLTDFVARIGKTNVNGRINDLYFELNKWSFETICLVLYDKRFGLLQENVNEEAMNFITAVKTMMSTFGTMMVTPVELHKSLNTKTWKDHTAAWDRIFSTAKVYIDKKLKRGETGAADDLIGDIFRQSRLSKKELYATITELQIGGVETTANSMLWAIFNLSRNPRAQGKLLEEIRRVVPAGQDPCGEHLKSMPYLKACLKESMRLSPSVPFTSRTLDKDTVLGDYALPKGTVLMINSHALGSNEEYFDEGKTFKPERWLRENNTINPFAYVPFGIGKRMCVGRRLAELQLHLAMSWLVRDYEIVATDDEPLDMIHSGLLSPDRELPVAFRKR